A genomic region of Streptosporangium lutulentum contains the following coding sequences:
- a CDS encoding hemerythrin domain-containing protein, whose product MGESEKNRLIAWNLELQAAHQRLHRALRLARESLEAGDTASARADLLLYCKGFCAALDGHHVREDVGLFPELSARHPSLRPTIAKLQQDHEMIAMLLGRLDRTITSDATPSELTMHLDGLSAIMESHFQYEERELLGVLSTLNLDADPHDLLGPL is encoded by the coding sequence GTGGGTGAGAGCGAGAAGAACAGGCTCATAGCCTGGAACCTTGAACTGCAGGCGGCGCATCAACGCCTGCATCGAGCACTGCGCCTCGCGCGTGAATCCCTGGAAGCCGGGGACACCGCCTCGGCACGGGCAGACCTTCTGCTGTACTGCAAGGGATTCTGCGCCGCTCTCGACGGGCATCACGTGCGCGAGGACGTCGGGCTCTTTCCCGAACTGTCCGCGCGCCATCCGTCGCTGCGGCCCACGATCGCCAAGCTCCAGCAGGACCACGAGATGATCGCGATGCTGCTCGGGCGGTTGGACCGCACGATCACCTCGGACGCCACGCCGAGCGAGCTGACCATGCACCTGGACGGTCTCTCCGCGATCATGGAGTCCCATTTCCAGTACGAGGAGCGCGAACTTCTAGGCGTCCTGTCCACGCTGAACCTCGACGCCGATCCGCATGACCTTCTCGGACCGCTCTGA
- a CDS encoding RHS repeat-associated core domain-containing protein, protein MRRTLSWSRSAGRKAWVTGAVVTALLPGLLLFQAVPVTAAVQAVTSIQGSPDSPKQLTGSANGLPSMASTEATSADIKLAKRDPKPPKGALPPESRHKFTDEPATGGLKSPPPLPGKKDRDDKVAETTAFSDGEALWSTSESPAMEDAEVPSSAEQPSRVGAAESVPSVSNVRMNPGTLSSGVWVASTLTPYLEALPADPGGRDVRVSAEVEHDPAAPAGQGSGYIWSGTSTYFNPPGYPVSVQIPAGELTDGWLVRWRVRGVTDGSGVVGPWSAWQSMRVDVHKPSVSNLVMSPGTLSSGVWVASTLTPSFSAKVTDPAGRSVKVSAEVEHDPAAPAGQGSGYIWSGTSTYFNPSGNPVSVQIPAGRLTDGWLVRWRVRGAIDGSGVVGPWSAWQSMRVDVHKPSVSNVRMNPGTLSSGVWVASTLTPYLEALPADPGGRDVRVSAEVEHDPAAPAGQGSGYIWSGTSTYFNPPGYPVSVQIPAGELTDGWLVRWRVRGVTDGSGVVGPWSAWQSMRVDVHKPSVSNLVMSPGTLSSGVWVASTLTPSFSAKVTDPAGRSVKVSAEVEHDPAAPAGQGSGYIWSGTSTYFNPSGNPVSVQIPAGRLTDGWLVRWRVRGAIDGSGVVGPWSAWQSMRVDVHKPSVSNVRMNPGTLSSGVWVASTLTPYLEALPADPGGRDVRVSAEVEHDPAAPAGQGSGYIWSGTSTYYNPPGYPVSVQIPAGELTNGWLVRWRVRGVTDGSGVVGPWSAWQSMKIDVLPWQWASPEDNTQVGSLRPTLAAYAKPSASSMPVSYWFQLCKGTPQRWDWCESSPSWSNAWSWQVPAGKLKWGETYSWYVQASTSLATVTSPWRTFTTSPEQGTINSLLASGTNGRDFDHVSGNYTQSVTDATVAAAGLPLSVTRTYNSLDPRADGAFGAGWSTRWDMRVLPEPHTATLLLTYPDGRQLRFAAKGDGTYVPPPGTHATLAEVTGGGWRLMDTSSTSYWFDNAGRLTKVSDRRGRTQDLVYGTDGKLAKVTAPGGRSLTFTWTGNHVSTVSTDPLDGAALTWTYTYTGDALTKVCAPGAGTACTVYAYTSASRYRSVMTNAAPTGYWRLGEATTKLGDKIVSSADWNAGDADATLAGASYNVSPATPGALAGSGDGAMRFAGTATSTYVQLPSGAINGRGGLLAVEAWFKTTGSGTVIGYQNSLQSNFTPAVYVGTDGKLRGQFYTGKTEPITSAAAVNDGAWHHVVLSGAENTQTLFLDGQVVGTLSGEITHLDQGEARLGYGYASPSWPATVTTAGAFPFTGDLDEVAVYGKPLGLAEVRTHYAARLAQPQMTTATLPSGRVRASNTFAADGGRLLTHTDHNGGTWKLGALQYAKTGTENGVNASTVVTDPRNDTLSYVSDATRNHRMVSQTDQLEKVTSYAYDTAGNPAKITDRNGNVTELSHNERGNLISQRTCRTAGSCNTTYFTYHVNEDNPFDPRNDQLTVSRDARSSSATDNTYATKITYTEFGEPAKQTTPATADFPDGRSTSTTYTDGTEAAVGGGNTPAGLVKSEKNAKGEESTYRYTAAGDLAEQRTPSGLVITSVRDALGRVTSRTETSAAHPDGVTLTFTYDGLGRVLTQTGAGVKNEVTGVTHTAKTTSTYDADGNALTQSLTDLTGGDPARTTTSTYDAHGRLETVTDPEGGVVRSTWDVTGARTSTTDPLGTVLTFGYTERGEPASTTLKNWTGSPVSPQAPQDVVLESKSYDPAGRLASQVDAMGRKTSYTYFADNKLSQVMADDARLNGSTTTEDVVLEDNTYDAAGNLIKQVTGGMKATDNKAITENVYDAAGRLTSTTFDPAALKRKTAYTYDAAGNVTKKDLTGAGSTRVESTTYAYNPLGQVTRQTVENGADDLVSTSTYDERGLLITTTDPRGNATGATAADFTTTMRYDNAGRLIETTAPQVKVDKAGSTTESRPTVKQGYNTIGLVTQAVDAEGRTITSAFDKAGRLTSTTAPAYTPPGTTTLIPTTSYDYDAAGRQISVTDPRGYVTSTTYDALSRPVRETAPGPDGPGGQWVSTYDLLGEPLAVIDPTGARVEATYDDLGRTITTTQIERKPTTAALTTKLTYDSAGNLITSVAPGDKTTSYTVNAAGQVTAVTDPNLNKTSIGYDVLGRQTKVTNPLENVTEIEYDLAGRQIAAKDLTRTGAVVRTLGVGYDPAGNPTSTTSGEGHITRQQFDALGRMTALIEPVSTNKSITSTFGYDATGARTRTTDGRGNTTWTSYNTLGLVESVIEPATAAHPSAADRTWTTLYDAAGNATSSLQPGGVRIDRTFDPLGQVVKETGTGASVTTPERTVSYDQAGRVTAIGDYSLEYNDRGLLTKASKATNQIAAYTYDALGNPTQRIDATGMANYTWDAASRLKTAGDPVTGRTFTYDYDKADNLLSKTSANPVNAQAYTYDAANRLTSQTLKNSSGSELSKIAYGWDKDDNLTSKTTSGTAGAGTNSYGYDHAGRLTSWTAPGGASTAYGWDDAGNRTSAGSKTFTYDERNRLTSGAGVDYTYTPRGTTATETKAGVTKNLTFDAFDRMIIDGEASYGYDALGRVTSRTQGATQQRFVYSGLDNDIVTVTDAAGATQAKYGRDLSGGLLSLQEGTGPALGVMADLHGDVVATFSGTALVDSTAYDPFGEVTHRSGTQRTLGYQGEYTDPDTGKVNMNARWYQPGTGAFASRDTVTLDPNPSVQANRYTYANAAPLTGIDPTGHSWLATAPSISLSDPYAVNSGYICSSGMCFETDARARWWADYTTAPGYDYENRPHLSDDEIERLGFEYMPNGRPVPKRTDDQVIDFWYANEEAQNDYMSKYAPIHSDKTLSILWAVTAAYHNQYPVKDPGDCVEHGQGCAEGVYSKSVKDGRTAMHRAADEFARQWAKVKGPTWRDIDGLRYATLKKTISEEKAREQVMNFKERWVKGYKDVISAAAAYFGVPAWILAGIAFNEVGGDPPAIDDLALQARYMFQGKAEAMATSLGPVSMQIGLAAQILGYKYENVNTLDMQAIVRTLKNPASNLFIVASYISTLRSQMGGGYLGDGEATWIAAVYNGGREHWDSIKAQRYARDFMAAKPIVVGILGGTR, encoded by the coding sequence ATGCGCCGTACTTTGTCATGGTCGCGTTCGGCAGGGCGGAAGGCCTGGGTGACGGGGGCGGTTGTTACGGCGTTGCTGCCCGGCCTGTTGTTGTTCCAGGCGGTTCCGGTCACCGCTGCAGTACAAGCGGTCACCTCGATTCAAGGCAGCCCGGACTCACCTAAGCAATTGACCGGTTCGGCGAATGGCCTGCCATCTATGGCCTCGACTGAGGCGACCAGCGCCGATATTAAGTTGGCCAAGCGCGATCCGAAGCCTCCTAAGGGCGCGCTTCCTCCGGAAAGTCGCCATAAATTTACGGATGAGCCTGCCACGGGCGGCTTGAAGTCGCCTCCACCTCTTCCCGGTAAGAAGGACCGAGATGACAAGGTGGCTGAGACTACGGCTTTTTCCGACGGGGAAGCATTATGGTCCACCTCGGAAAGCCCGGCCATGGAAGACGCGGAAGTGCCCTCTTCCGCGGAGCAGCCATCACGCGTAGGGGCTGCCGAATCGGTGCCGTCGGTGTCGAATGTGAGGATGAATCCGGGGACGTTGTCGTCGGGGGTGTGGGTCGCCTCGACGTTGACCCCGTATCTCGAGGCGCTCCCGGCGGATCCGGGTGGCCGTGATGTGAGGGTCTCGGCTGAGGTGGAGCATGATCCGGCTGCGCCGGCGGGTCAGGGGTCGGGGTATATCTGGTCGGGGACGAGCACCTATTTCAACCCTCCGGGCTACCCGGTGTCGGTGCAGATTCCGGCCGGAGAGCTAACCGATGGGTGGCTGGTGCGCTGGCGGGTGCGGGGTGTCACCGATGGTTCTGGGGTGGTCGGCCCTTGGTCGGCCTGGCAGAGCATGCGGGTGGATGTTCATAAGCCGTCGGTGTCGAACTTGGTGATGAGTCCGGGGACGTTGTCGTCGGGGGTGTGGGTCGCCTCGACGTTGACCCCGTCTTTCTCGGCGAAGGTGACGGATCCGGCTGGCCGTAGTGTGAAGGTGTCGGCTGAGGTGGAGCATGATCCGGCTGCGCCGGCGGGTCAGGGGTCGGGGTATATCTGGTCGGGGACGAGCACTTATTTCAACCCCTCGGGTAACCCGGTGTCGGTGCAGATTCCGGCCGGGCGGTTAACCGATGGCTGGTTGGTGCGCTGGCGGGTGCGGGGTGCCATCGATGGTTCTGGGGTGGTCGGCCCTTGGTCGGCCTGGCAGAGCATGCGGGTGGATGTTCATAAGCCGTCGGTGTCGAATGTGAGGATGAATCCGGGGACGTTGTCGTCGGGGGTGTGGGTCGCCTCGACGTTGACCCCGTATCTCGAGGCGCTCCCGGCGGATCCGGGTGGCCGTGATGTGAGGGTCTCGGCTGAGGTGGAGCATGATCCGGCTGCGCCGGCGGGTCAGGGGTCGGGGTATATCTGGTCGGGGACGAGCACCTATTTCAACCCTCCGGGCTACCCGGTGTCGGTGCAGATTCCGGCCGGAGAGCTAACCGATGGGTGGCTGGTGCGCTGGCGGGTGCGGGGTGTCACCGATGGTTCTGGGGTGGTCGGCCCTTGGTCGGCCTGGCAGAGCATGCGGGTGGATGTTCATAAGCCGTCGGTGTCGAACTTGGTGATGAGTCCGGGGACGTTGTCGTCGGGGGTGTGGGTCGCCTCGACGTTGACCCCGTCTTTCTCGGCGAAGGTGACGGATCCGGCTGGCCGTAGTGTGAAGGTGTCGGCTGAGGTGGAGCATGATCCGGCTGCGCCGGCGGGTCAGGGGTCGGGGTATATCTGGTCGGGGACGAGCACTTATTTCAACCCCTCGGGTAACCCGGTGTCGGTGCAGATTCCGGCCGGGCGGTTAACCGATGGCTGGTTGGTGCGCTGGCGGGTGCGGGGTGCCATCGATGGTTCTGGGGTGGTCGGCCCTTGGTCGGCCTGGCAGAGCATGCGGGTGGATGTTCATAAGCCGTCGGTGTCGAATGTGAGGATGAATCCGGGGACGTTGTCGTCGGGGGTGTGGGTCGCCTCGACGTTGACCCCGTATCTCGAGGCGCTCCCGGCGGATCCGGGTGGCCGTGATGTGAGGGTCTCGGCTGAGGTGGAGCATGATCCGGCTGCGCCGGCGGGTCAGGGGTCGGGGTATATCTGGTCGGGGACGAGCACCTATTACAACCCTCCGGGCTACCCGGTGTCGGTGCAGATTCCGGCCGGAGAGCTAACCAATGGGTGGCTGGTGCGCTGGCGGGTGCGGGGTGTCACCGATGGTTCTGGGGTGGTCGGCCCCTGGTCGGCCTGGCAATCGATGAAGATAGACGTACTGCCATGGCAATGGGCCTCACCAGAAGACAACACCCAGGTCGGCTCTCTTCGGCCGACGCTAGCGGCCTATGCCAAGCCAAGCGCTTCCTCTATGCCGGTGTCGTATTGGTTTCAACTGTGTAAGGGCACCCCGCAGCGATGGGACTGGTGCGAGAGCTCTCCATCATGGAGTAACGCGTGGAGTTGGCAGGTACCCGCCGGAAAGCTCAAGTGGGGCGAAACCTACTCCTGGTACGTGCAGGCAAGCACCAGTCTTGCCACGGTCACCTCGCCATGGCGGACGTTCACCACCTCGCCGGAGCAAGGCACGATCAACTCGCTGCTGGCCTCGGGAACCAACGGGCGCGACTTCGACCACGTGAGCGGCAACTACACCCAGTCGGTCACCGATGCGACCGTCGCCGCGGCCGGGTTGCCGTTGTCGGTCACCCGTACCTACAACAGCCTTGATCCTCGCGCGGATGGGGCGTTCGGTGCGGGCTGGAGCACCCGCTGGGACATGCGGGTGCTGCCTGAGCCGCACACCGCCACGTTGCTGCTCACCTACCCCGATGGCCGTCAGTTGCGTTTCGCGGCCAAGGGCGACGGAACCTACGTGCCACCACCGGGGACGCACGCCACGCTGGCCGAGGTCACCGGGGGTGGCTGGCGGTTGATGGACACCTCCTCCACCTCCTACTGGTTCGACAATGCCGGTCGGCTGACCAAGGTGAGTGACCGCCGCGGCCGGACCCAGGACCTGGTCTACGGAACCGATGGCAAGCTGGCCAAGGTCACCGCGCCCGGCGGCCGGTCGCTGACCTTCACCTGGACCGGCAACCACGTGTCCACCGTGTCCACCGACCCCCTCGATGGTGCTGCGCTGACCTGGACCTACACCTATACCGGTGACGCCCTGACGAAGGTCTGCGCACCCGGTGCGGGCACCGCCTGCACCGTCTACGCCTACACCAGCGCCTCGCGCTATCGCAGCGTGATGACCAACGCCGCTCCCACCGGGTACTGGCGGCTGGGTGAGGCGACCACGAAACTCGGCGACAAGATCGTCAGCTCGGCGGACTGGAACGCCGGTGACGCCGACGCCACGCTCGCCGGCGCCTCCTACAACGTCAGCCCGGCCACCCCCGGCGCGCTGGCCGGCAGCGGCGATGGCGCGATGCGCTTCGCCGGCACCGCCACCTCCACCTACGTGCAACTGCCCTCTGGTGCGATCAACGGACGAGGCGGGCTGCTGGCGGTCGAGGCGTGGTTTAAGACCACCGGCTCGGGCACCGTCATCGGCTACCAGAACTCCCTGCAGAGCAACTTCACCCCGGCCGTCTATGTCGGCACCGACGGCAAGCTGCGCGGCCAGTTCTACACCGGCAAGACCGAGCCGATCACCTCGGCCGCCGCGGTGAACGACGGCGCCTGGCACCACGTGGTGCTCTCGGGAGCGGAAAACACCCAGACCCTGTTTTTGGACGGGCAGGTCGTCGGCACGCTCAGCGGTGAGATCACCCACCTGGACCAGGGTGAGGCGCGTCTTGGGTATGGCTATGCCTCCCCGTCCTGGCCCGCCACCGTCACCACCGCCGGGGCCTTCCCCTTCACCGGAGACCTCGATGAGGTCGCCGTCTATGGCAAGCCGCTCGGGCTGGCCGAGGTGCGCACCCACTACGCCGCCCGTCTGGCGCAGCCGCAGATGACGACGGCGACCCTGCCCTCCGGGCGGGTGCGGGCGAGTAACACCTTCGCCGCTGATGGCGGGCGGCTGCTCACCCACACCGACCACAACGGCGGCACCTGGAAACTCGGCGCGTTGCAGTACGCCAAGACCGGCACCGAAAACGGCGTCAACGCCTCCACCGTGGTCACCGACCCCCGCAACGACACCTTGAGCTATGTCAGCGACGCCACCCGCAACCACCGGATGGTGTCGCAGACCGACCAGCTTGAGAAGGTCACCAGCTACGCCTACGACACCGCCGGAAACCCCGCGAAGATCACCGATCGCAACGGCAACGTCACCGAGCTGTCCCACAACGAGCGCGGCAACCTGATCAGCCAGCGCACCTGCCGCACCGCAGGCAGCTGCAACACCACTTACTTCACCTACCACGTCAACGAGGACAACCCGTTCGACCCCCGCAACGACCAGCTCACCGTGTCGCGGGACGCGCGGTCATCGTCGGCAACCGATAACACCTACGCGACCAAAATCACCTACACCGAGTTTGGTGAACCGGCCAAGCAGACCACCCCGGCCACCGCGGACTTCCCCGACGGTCGCTCGACCAGCACCACCTACACCGACGGCACCGAGGCGGCCGTCGGCGGCGGCAACACCCCGGCCGGGCTGGTGAAGTCGGAGAAGAACGCCAAGGGCGAAGAGAGCACCTACCGCTACACCGCCGCCGGTGACCTGGCCGAGCAGCGCACCCCGTCCGGGCTGGTCATCACCTCCGTTCGTGACGCTTTGGGCCGGGTGACCTCGCGCACGGAGACCTCTGCGGCGCACCCGGATGGGGTGACCTTGACCTTCACCTACGACGGCCTCGGCCGGGTGCTCACCCAGACCGGTGCCGGGGTGAAGAACGAGGTCACCGGCGTGACCCATACCGCCAAGACCACCTCCACCTACGACGCCGACGGCAACGCGCTCACCCAGAGTCTCACCGACCTGACCGGCGGCGATCCGGCGCGCACCACCACCTCCACCTACGACGCGCACGGCCGCCTTGAGACGGTCACCGACCCCGAGGGCGGCGTGGTCCGCTCCACCTGGGATGTCACCGGCGCCCGTACTTCGACGACCGACCCGCTGGGCACGGTGCTCACCTTCGGCTACACCGAGCGCGGTGAACCGGCCTCCACCACGCTCAAGAACTGGACCGGCAGCCCGGTCAGCCCGCAGGCACCCCAGGACGTGGTGCTGGAGTCCAAGTCCTACGACCCGGCAGGCCGGCTGGCCTCCCAGGTGGACGCGATGGGCCGCAAAACCTCCTACACCTACTTCGCCGACAACAAGCTGTCGCAGGTGATGGCCGATGATGCCCGGCTGAACGGCTCCACCACCACAGAAGACGTGGTGCTGGAGGACAACACCTACGACGCGGCCGGTAACCTGATCAAGCAGGTCACGGGCGGTATGAAGGCCACCGACAACAAGGCCATCACTGAGAACGTCTACGACGCCGCCGGCCGGCTGACCTCCACCACGTTTGACCCCGCCGCGCTGAAGCGCAAAACCGCCTACACCTACGACGCGGCCGGCAACGTCACCAAGAAGGACCTCACCGGTGCGGGCAGCACCCGGGTGGAATCCACCACCTACGCCTACAACCCCTTAGGCCAGGTGACACGGCAAACCGTGGAGAACGGCGCCGACGACCTGGTCTCCACCAGCACCTACGACGAGCGCGGCCTGCTGATCACCACCACCGACCCGCGGGGTAACGCCACCGGCGCCACCGCGGCGGACTTCACCACCACGATGCGCTACGACAACGCGGGCCGGCTCATCGAGACCACGGCCCCCCAGGTGAAGGTCGACAAAGCAGGATCCACCACTGAGAGCCGGCCCACGGTCAAGCAGGGCTACAACACCATCGGTCTCGTGACCCAGGCCGTCGACGCGGAAGGCCGCACGATCACCTCGGCGTTCGACAAGGCCGGCCGCCTGACCTCGACCACCGCCCCGGCCTACACCCCACCGGGCACAACCACACTGATCCCCACGACCAGCTACGACTACGACGCGGCAGGCCGCCAGATCAGCGTCACCGACCCGCGCGGCTATGTCACCTCCACCACCTACGACGCGCTCAGCCGCCCAGTGCGGGAGACCGCCCCCGGACCGGACGGGCCAGGCGGGCAATGGGTGTCGACCTATGACCTGCTGGGCGAACCGCTCGCGGTGATCGACCCCACCGGTGCCCGGGTCGAGGCCACCTACGACGACCTCGGCCGCACAATCACCACCACCCAGATCGAGCGCAAACCCACCACCGCCGCGCTCACCACCAAGCTGACCTACGACAGCGCCGGAAACCTGATCACAAGCGTCGCCCCCGGTGATAAGACCACCAGCTACACGGTCAACGCCGCCGGCCAGGTCACTGCCGTTACCGACCCGAACCTCAACAAAACCAGCATCGGCTACGACGTCCTGGGCCGGCAGACCAAGGTGACCAACCCGCTGGAAAACGTCACCGAAATCGAATACGACCTGGCCGGACGCCAGATCGCCGCCAAGGACCTCACCCGCACCGGAGCGGTCGTCCGCACCCTCGGTGTCGGCTACGACCCGGCCGGCAACCCGACGTCCACCACCTCCGGCGAGGGACACATCACCCGCCAGCAGTTCGACGCCCTGGGCCGGATGACCGCACTCATCGAGCCGGTCTCCACCAACAAGTCGATCACCTCGACGTTCGGCTACGACGCCACCGGCGCGCGCACCCGCACCACCGACGGCCGCGGCAACACGACCTGGACCAGCTACAACACCCTGGGCTTGGTCGAGTCGGTCATCGAGCCGGCCACCGCGGCCCATCCCAGCGCGGCCGATCGGACCTGGACCACCCTCTACGACGCCGCAGGCAACGCCACCTCCAGCCTGCAGCCGGGCGGGGTGCGCATCGACCGCACCTTCGACCCTCTCGGGCAAGTAGTGAAGGAAACCGGCACGGGGGCCTCAGTGACCACCCCTGAGCGCACCGTCAGCTACGATCAGGCCGGCCGAGTCACCGCGATCGGCGACTACAGCCTGGAATACAACGACCGCGGCCTGCTGACCAAGGCCTCCAAGGCCACCAACCAGATCGCCGCCTACACCTACGACGCCCTGGGCAACCCCACCCAGCGCATCGACGCCACCGGCATGGCGAACTACACCTGGGATGCCGCCAGCCGGCTGAAGACCGCCGGGGACCCGGTGACCGGGCGCACCTTCACCTACGACTACGACAAAGCCGACAACCTCCTCAGCAAAACCTCGGCCAACCCGGTCAACGCCCAGGCCTACACCTACGACGCCGCCAACCGGCTCACCTCCCAGACGCTGAAGAACAGCTCCGGCTCCGAACTGTCGAAGATCGCCTACGGGTGGGACAAGGACGACAATCTCACCTCCAAGACCACCTCCGGCACCGCCGGCGCGGGCACCAACAGCTACGGCTACGACCACGCCGGACGGCTGACCTCCTGGACCGCCCCCGGCGGCGCGAGCACCGCGTACGGCTGGGATGACGCTGGCAACCGCACCAGCGCCGGCAGCAAGACCTTCACCTACGACGAGCGCAACCGGCTGACCTCCGGCGCCGGCGTCGACTACACCTACACCCCCCGCGGCACCACCGCCACCGAGACCAAAGCCGGGGTCACCAAAAACCTGACCTTCGACGCCTTCGACCGGATGATCATCGACGGTGAGGCCTCCTACGGCTATGACGCGCTCGGCCGGGTGACCTCCCGCACCCAGGGCGCCACCCAGCAGCGCTTTGTCTACTCCGGCCTGGACAACGACATCGTCACCGTCACCGACGCCGCCGGCGCCACCCAGGCCAAGTACGGCCGCGACCTGTCCGGCGGGCTGCTCAGCCTGCAAGAAGGCACCGGCCCCGCGCTCGGCGTGATGGCCGATCTGCACGGTGACGTGGTCGCCACCTTCTCCGGCACCGCCCTGGTCGACTCGACCGCCTACGACCCGTTCGGCGAGGTCACCCATCGCTCCGGCACCCAACGCACGCTCGGCTACCAGGGTGAATACACCGACCCGGACACCGGCAAGGTCAACATGAACGCCCGCTGGTATCAGCCCGGCACCGGCGCCTTCGCCTCCCGCGACACCGTGACCCTGGACCCGAACCCGTCGGTGCAGGCCAATCGCTACACCTATGCCAACGCGGCGCCTCTTACCGGTATCGACCCCACCGGGCATTCCTGGCTTGCAACCGCTCCCTCTATTTCGCTCAGCGATCCGTATGCTGTTAACAGCGGGTACATCTGCAGTTCGGGCATGTGTTTTGAAACCGACGCCAGGGCCAGATGGTGGGCTGACTACACCACAGCCCCTGGCTACGATTATGAGAATCGCCCGCATCTCTCAGATGATGAGATCGAAAGACTGGGTTTTGAATACATGCCGAATGGTCGGCCCGTGCCCAAAAGGACGGACGATCAAGTGATTGACTTCTGGTATGCGAATGAAGAAGCGCAGAATGACTACATGTCAAAATACGCACCTATTCATAGCGATAAGACACTTTCAATTCTGTGGGCGGTGACTGCTGCATACCATAACCAGTATCCCGTGAAGGATCCAGGCGATTGCGTAGAGCATGGACAGGGATGTGCGGAAGGCGTATACAGCAAGTCCGTTAAAGATGGTCGTACCGCCATGCATCGAGCTGCTGACGAATTCGCTCGACAGTGGGCCAAGGTCAAGGGGCCAACATGGCGTGATATAGATGGTTTAAGATATGCAACCCTTAAGAAGACCATTAGCGAGGAAAAAGCTCGCGAACAGGTTATGAATTTCAAAGAAAGATGGGTAAAGGGTTACAAGGATGTAATCTCCGCCGCAGCCGCATACTTCGGGGTTCCGGCTTGGATCTTGGCCGGTATCGCGTTCAACGAGGTAGGTGGCGACCCTCCCGCGATCGATGACCTTGCGCTCCAGGCCCGGTACATGTTCCAGGGGAAAGCGGAGGCCATGGCGACTTCGCTCGGACCTGTTTCCATGCAGATCGGGCTGGCCGCTCAAATCCTTGGCTATAAATACGAAAATGTAAATACGTTAGATATGCAGGCTATTGTCAGAACGTTGAAGAATCCTGCGTCAAATCTATTTATTGTTGCGTCCTACATCTCTACGCTGCGTAGCCAAATGGGAGGCGGCTACTTGGGCGATGGGGAGGCAACGTGGATCGCAGCGGTCTATAATGGAGGGCGCGAGCACTGGGACTCCATTAAAGCACAACGTTACGCGCGCGATTTTATGGCAGCCAAGCCTATCGTGGTGGGAATCCTTGGCGGCACTAGGTGA
- a CDS encoding tyrosine-type recombinase/integrase gives MTATADDRLDNVVPIRSGNDLAAAAASALAAFTAHLDRCALAANTVTAYRRQALAYRDWLLARAAEHVDAFADRVGAEASVTAWRRHLLGGSASPATVNQALAAITLLYEHGPGLRLAVKRARVPKPGAPEALTRAQENAVRRAADRRGPRDAALIAVLLGTGARAEECQRLSIADVPITARSGTARLLGKGDEVRTVPLPIPARERLSAWLLARTELLTARPALAETAGDGLWTGQRGRLSVDGVTDVVRAVGKAADLPGLRPHRLRHTYATRLREAGADHAQIQALLGHASIETTARYFRASAVEIADLIDRALDY, from the coding sequence GTGACCGCGACAGCCGATGACCGCCTCGACAATGTGGTGCCGATCCGGTCCGGTAACGATCTCGCGGCGGCCGCCGCCTCGGCGCTCGCCGCGTTCACCGCGCACCTGGATCGCTGCGCGCTGGCCGCCAACACGGTGACCGCCTACCGGCGACAGGCCCTCGCGTATCGTGACTGGCTCCTGGCCCGGGCCGCCGAGCACGTCGATGCTTTCGCCGACCGGGTCGGTGCCGAGGCCTCCGTCACCGCCTGGCGCCGGCACCTGCTCGGCGGCAGCGCCTCCCCGGCCACCGTCAACCAGGCCCTGGCCGCCATCACCCTGCTGTATGAACACGGGCCCGGGCTGCGGCTGGCGGTCAAACGCGCTCGGGTGCCCAAACCCGGCGCCCCCGAGGCTCTGACCCGGGCGCAGGAGAACGCGGTGCGCCGGGCCGCCGACCGGCGCGGACCCCGCGACGCTGCCCTCATCGCCGTCCTGCTCGGCACCGGCGCCCGCGCCGAGGAATGCCAGCGCCTGAGCATCGCCGACGTGCCCATCACGGCGCGCAGCGGCACCGCCCGCCTGCTCGGCAAGGGCGATGAGGTCCGCACCGTGCCGCTGCCGATCCCGGCCCGCGAACGCCTGTCGGCCTGGCTGCTGGCCCGCACCGAGTTGCTCACCGCCCGGCCCGCCCTGGCCGAGACCGCTGGCGACGGGCTGTGGACCGGCCAGCGCGGCCGCCTGTCGGTCGACGGGGTCACCGACGTGGTGCGCGCCGTCGGAAAGGCCGCCGACCTTCCCGGGCTGCGCCCGCACCGGCTGCGCCACACCTACGCCACCCGGCTGCGCGAGGCCGGCGCCGACCACGCCCAGATCCAGGCCCTGCTCGGACATGCCTCCATCGAGACCACCGCCCGCTACTTCCGGGCCTCGGCCGTCGAGATCGCCGATCTCATCGACCGTGCCCTCGACTACTGA